The sequence GGCGGGTTTGCAGGCGTTGCAGCCAGTCCGCCGTCTCTGGCGCCTCCTGCCAGAGACAATCCAGCTGCAGACGCTGAAGTCTGTCTACCAGTGCCATGCTGGCAGTATCGGCTAGCGAGTAGTCAGACCCTGCAAGCCAGGGCGTGTGGCTGACTCTTTGTGCCAGATTCCGGATGATATTGCGTACGCGCTCGATGGCACTGAACACCGCTTGCATATCGGTATCGGTACCCACCAGTTTTCGGAATGCCTCGGCTCTTTGCGGCATCGGGTGTGCCTGCACCAGTTGCTCCAGTTGCTGTTTTTGCATAGTGCGAAAGCGTTGACGGATCATTAACTCAAAGGTCAGCGGCCTGAGTGCCGGATGGATCTCATCATCGAAATACTTGCACCACTGGCGCATCTTCGCTTTGCCTTCAGATGCAGAAGGCGTTAGCGGAATGGCCGGAAATGCATCTTCCAGATATTCATTGATAACGCTGGACTCCGTGATCACCGCCTGTTGATGCACCAGCGTCGGGACGACCCCATTGGGGTTAAGCCGTAAGTAATCCGTCTGCAGATGCTCAAACTCTCGTAATACCACCCGCTGACTTTGCCACGGCAGTTGCTTTTCTGCCAGAGCGGCGCGGACTTTAAAGGACATCAATGAATCCCAGTCATGGTAGAGGGTTAGTTCCGGCATTTCTTTTTTCATTGCGCTTACCTTTCATGACATTGCTGATTTGTGGTCACAGACAGCGTTTCGGAGGCTGTCTGAGTAGAGTTAACCATGTATACAATAAAAATAAAATGTATTTAATATGTTAACTATATGTACAATAAATATTAAATGGATTATAAATTAAACAGGTGGATGCAAAAGTCACCGCATAAAACTCACTCAACACTCAAGAGAAAGAAGGAACATGCTATGACCCTGAATACCCGGCTTGTTACCCGTAAGCGTTATCTCAGCTTGCTGATCACCTCTGTGTTTGCCTCTGCTGCAGCAATGGCTCAGCAAGGCGAAGCGGAACAGGAAAAAGTCGAGAAAATAAGTGTGACTGGCTCTTTTATTAAAGGCCGGATTCAAAGCAGCAGTGCCTCACCCATTTCCTCGGTGAGCGCTGAAGATCTTGCCAATATTGGTGCCACCAGTGTGTCTGATCTGGTCAACACGCTGACCGTTAATACCGGGGCGCAGGTATACTCTGATAGCTTCGAACAGGCCCGTTCTGTGGGAACCACCAACATTAACTTACGCGGTTTGGGGGTGACATCGACCCTGGTTTTACTCAACGGTCAGCGCCAGACCCTGTCACCGGCGGTGACGGAAGGCGGTGACCA comes from Lacimicrobium alkaliphilum and encodes:
- a CDS encoding glutathione S-transferase family protein, producing the protein MKKEMPELTLYHDWDSLMSFKVRAALAEKQLPWQSQRVVLREFEHLQTDYLRLNPNGVVPTLVHQQAVITESSVINEYLEDAFPAIPLTPSASEGKAKMRQWCKYFDDEIHPALRPLTFELMIRQRFRTMQKQQLEQLVQAHPMPQRAEAFRKLVGTDTDMQAVFSAIERVRNIIRNLAQRVSHTPWLAGSDYSLADTASMALVDRLQRLQLDCLWQEAPETADWLQRLQTRPAFRQAQPSADLRMPSPQPEIMARVRQELLTPARQAD